GCAGGTCTCGACCCGGCCACGGTGGTCCTGGTCGGCGACGTCGTGGACGATGCCCACGCGGCTGAGAGCGTCGGGGCCCGCTGCGTTCTGGTGACGACGGGGATGACCGCGCGATCGACGCTGGAAGCCACCGGACATCCCGTGGCGGACTCGTTGGCCGACGCGGTGACGCTGGCCGTGAAGACCCGCGTCTGAGGACGCCCGTGTCTGAGGAGCCCGCGTCAGGGGAGTCTGGACCGCCTTTCTCGCCTGTCGTGGCGGGCGGGCATCGGCAGGTGGCCGACGGGCGGCGCAGACCTGGTCGACGGCGCGGCGTCGTCGGCGACAGGTCTGAACCGTCGGAGGTGCGGTCGACAGCGTGCGCTCGCCGCGCGTCCGTGAGACGGAAACCATCGCTGGAGTCCGAGGACCATGCCCTCCCCGAGGTCGGGGCTGTTCTCGCCGGGCAGGGCAGCCGGTGCGGGCCCGCACCCGCCCCAGCGGCGGGGACGCCGGTCGGCCCCGCCGCCTCACCCCTAGGGCGGGCCTCAGGTGCCTCAGGCCGTCACGCCGTCAGCGCTGCGGCGTCCTCGGCCAGGGCCGTCACGGCATCCCAGTCGCCTGCGGCCAGTACGGCGGCCGGGGTAAGCCAGGACCCGCCGACGCAGCCGACGTTGGGCAGCGCCAGGTAGCCCTCGGCGTTGGCCGGACCGACGCCTCCCGTCGGACAGAACCGCAGGTTCGGCAACGGGCCTGCGAGCGATCGGAGATAGCCGATGCCGCCTGCGGCCTCGGCGGGAAAGAACTTCAGCGAGGAGTAGCCGAGCTCGGCGAGCGCGAGCGCCTCGGAGGCGGTGGCCGCGCCGGGAAGCACCGGCAGCCCGGTCTCCTCGGCCGCTTGGAGCAGGTTGCGGGTGCTGCCGGGGGTCACCAGGAATCGTGCCCCGGCCGAGGCGGCCTGCGTGGCATGGGCGGGCACGGTCACCGTTCCCGCGCCCAGCAGAATCTCGGGCACCTCGGCGGCGATGCGTTCGATCGCGGGCAGGGCGGCGGTCGTGCGCAGTGTGACCTCGATGACCGCGATGCCGCCGCGTACGAGTGCCCGCGCCAGCGGTACCGCGTGCTCGACGTCGTCGATCACCACCACCGGGATCACCGGTGAGACGTCGAGCAGGTCGGTCGGGACGTTCGTGGCGCTCATCGGTTCGCCTCCACCTCCATACGCCCCGGCTGGGGCATGCTGAACACACGAGCGCCCTGATCGGCCTGGGTCACGGCCGTCCGGAGCGCTCCGAACAGTTCCCGGCCGGTTCCCGTCCACTCGGCCTCGTCGGGTGCACCGTCGACGGTCTCTCGTGCATCGAACTCGCGAGCCGGGACGAGCACCTCGAGGGTGCCTCGTTCAGCGTCGAGTCGGATGACGTCGCCGTCGCGGACCTTGGCCAGTGGACCGCCGACGGCGGCCTCGGGGGACACCTGGATGGCGGCCGGAATCTTTCCCGACGCGCCGGACATCCGCCCGTCGGTCACGAGGGCGACCTTATGGCCTCGGTCCTGAAGCGACCCGAGTGCCGGGGTCAGGCCGTGCAGCTCCGGCATTCCGTTGGCGGCGGGGCCCTGATTACGCAGGACCACGACGACGTCCTGATCGAGTTCGCCCGCGCGGTAGGCGGCGTCGAAGGCCTGTTGCGTGGGGAAGATCCTGGCCGGAGCGATCACGCTGCGATGGTCGGCCGCGACGGCGGAGACCTTGATGACGGCGCTGCCGAGGTTGCCGCGCAGCACTCGGAGGCCGCCGTCGGCGTCGAACGGCTCGGCTACGCCGCGTAAGACGTTCTGATCGAGGCTTGTCGCCGTCCCGTCCTGCCAGACGAGTTCGCCGTCGATGAGCCGCGGCTCCTGGCGGTAGCGGTCCAGTCCCGGCCCGGCCACGGTGCTGACCGACCGGTGCAGCATTCCGGCATCGAGGAGTTCGCCGATCAGGAAGGGCACTCCGCCTGCGGCGGCGAAGTGGTTGATGTCGGCGGGGCCGTTGGGGTAGACGCGGGCGAGCAGCGGGACGACGGCGGACAGCTCCGAGAAGTCGTCCCAGGTGAGTGCGATGCCCGCCGCGGCCGCGATGGCCACCAGGTGCATCGTGTGGTTGGTGGACCCGCCGGTGGCCAGCAGCGCGACGACGGCGTTGACGATGGTCCGCTCGTCGACGATCTCCGCCAGCGGGGTGTACTCGGCACCAGCCCGGCGGATCTCCACGACTCGGCGGCCCGCGGCTTCGGTCAACGCCTTGCGCAGGGGCGTGCCGGGTTGCACGAAGCTCGACCCGGGCAGGTGCAGCCCCATCACCTCCATGAGGAGCTGATTGGAGTTGGCCGTGCCGTAGAAGGTGCAGGTGCCTGGCGAGTGGTAGGAGGCGGCCTCCGCGTCGAGGAGGTCGTCGCGGGTGGCACGGCCCTCGGCGAAGAGCTGCCGGACTCGGCTCTTCTCCTGGTTGGGGAGTCCGGAGGCCATCGGGCCCGCGGGAACCATCAGCATCGGAAGGTGACCGAACGAGAGTGCCCCGATGAGCAGTCCCGGCACGATCTTGTCACAGACGCCGAGCAGTAGTGCGCCGTCGAACATCTCGTGTGCCAGGGCGATCCCGGTGGACATGGCGATCACGTCGCGGCTGAACAGCGACAGCTCCATGCCGTCGCGCCCCTGGGTGATGCCGTCGCACATGGCCGGGACTCCGCCCGCGAACTGCGCGACGCCGCCCGCCTCGCGTACGGCGGCCTTGATCCAGTCGGGGAACTCGTGCAGGGGCTGGTGGGCCGAGAGCAGGTCGTTGTAGGACGAGACGATGGCGACGCCGGGTTTGACGAGCCCGCGGATCGCGATCCGGTCCGGTCCGGCGCAGCCGGCGAAGCCGTGGGCGAGGTTGCTGCACGCCATGCCTGCCCGGACCGGCCCGTCGCCGGCCGCACGGGCGGTTCGAGCCAGGTAGGCGGCCCGTGACTCCGCGCTACGGGCGACGATGCGTCGGGTCACCTCGGCGATGATCGGATGAAGGGTGTCCTGGGCGTCGGACGGCTCGCTCACCGTTGCCTCCTCGTCGTGTGCTCGGATCGACTCGAGATCCGCCTGAGGCGCTTCGACGACGTTGGCAACGCGCTCGTGTTTCGGCTCACACAGTAGGTGAATACGAGTCTTGTTCAAAATCGATTAAGGCTCGTCACGCTGGGTGAACAGTTTGAGTGGCTCCTCCTGGTGAATCTCTGGTTGTGTCTCTTGTCACACGGAGCGATTGTCGGGACAGTCGGAGCCTGCCGCGTGGCTTCACGCGGACCGTACGGGACGGTCGAGGAGGTCGTTATGACGACGGGTGAGATCGTGGCGGTGCAGCGGGCCATCGGGGAGGTGCGCCGGTGTGTGTCGGCGCTGCGGACGAGGCATGGGGACATCGGTCCGGTGCTGCGAATGCTCAACGACGTGGATCGGCTGAGCATCGACGCCGCCGATCTGATCACTCCGCCGCCGGGGTCGGGCGGCATGACCGAGGCGACCGTTCCACGCATCGTCGGGGTGTCGACGGTGCCGTACGACCTGGAGCCTTGGCAGGACAGGGATGCGGGAGGCACAGGCGGACATCTCCGTCGGCATCACTGACGACGGGGGCACTCCGCCGCAGCGCCCGCGCCTGAGGCGGCCGGCGTCTGGAACGTCCGGCGTCCGAGGCCGTGAGCATCGCCGAGGCGTGGAGTCGGAGTCGGAGTCGGAGAGGAGCGCACGAGACCCGGACGCCGGAGACCGTCGCGGCGTGGAGTTCGGCAGTTCGGCGGTCGGCACATCCGCGGTGTCGTAGCACCG
This genomic stretch from Actinoalloteichus hoggarensis harbors:
- the edd gene encoding phosphogluconate dehydratase gives rise to the protein MSEPSDAQDTLHPIIAEVTRRIVARSAESRAAYLARTARAAGDGPVRAGMACSNLAHGFAGCAGPDRIAIRGLVKPGVAIVSSYNDLLSAHQPLHEFPDWIKAAVREAGGVAQFAGGVPAMCDGITQGRDGMELSLFSRDVIAMSTGIALAHEMFDGALLLGVCDKIVPGLLIGALSFGHLPMLMVPAGPMASGLPNQEKSRVRQLFAEGRATRDDLLDAEAASYHSPGTCTFYGTANSNQLLMEVMGLHLPGSSFVQPGTPLRKALTEAAGRRVVEIRRAGAEYTPLAEIVDERTIVNAVVALLATGGSTNHTMHLVAIAAAAGIALTWDDFSELSAVVPLLARVYPNGPADINHFAAAGGVPFLIGELLDAGMLHRSVSTVAGPGLDRYRQEPRLIDGELVWQDGTATSLDQNVLRGVAEPFDADGGLRVLRGNLGSAVIKVSAVAADHRSVIAPARIFPTQQAFDAAYRAGELDQDVVVVLRNQGPAANGMPELHGLTPALGSLQDRGHKVALVTDGRMSGASGKIPAAIQVSPEAAVGGPLAKVRDGDVIRLDAERGTLEVLVPAREFDARETVDGAPDEAEWTGTGRELFGALRTAVTQADQGARVFSMPQPGRMEVEANR
- the eda gene encoding bifunctional 4-hydroxy-2-oxoglutarate aldolase/2-dehydro-3-deoxy-phosphogluconate aldolase; this encodes MSATNVPTDLLDVSPVIPVVVIDDVEHAVPLARALVRGGIAVIEVTLRTTAALPAIERIAAEVPEILLGAGTVTVPAHATQAASAGARFLVTPGSTRNLLQAAEETGLPVLPGAATASEALALAELGYSSLKFFPAEAAGGIGYLRSLAGPLPNLRFCPTGGVGPANAEGYLALPNVGCVGGSWLTPAAVLAAGDWDAVTALAEDAAALTA